One genomic segment of Paraburkholderia caffeinilytica includes these proteins:
- the hfq gene encoding RNA chaperone Hfq, with translation MASAESHPQNDFMNAARKERKRVEIYLVNGIRLTGCIESFDQYLVMLRTPVGLQGIYKRAISTIQLDTGTRPAPRAGGRPSHGEHTTRGPHGSREPRDHREPREPRESYGAPSSDRPAPDRSSSTSDGPVVVTRRRRLFGTGGGDGGNHGGGNHGGNGGASGGNE, from the coding sequence ATGGCTTCCGCAGAATCGCATCCGCAAAACGACTTCATGAACGCTGCGCGCAAAGAACGAAAGCGCGTCGAGATCTATCTTGTCAACGGCATTCGCCTGACAGGGTGCATCGAGTCGTTCGATCAGTATCTGGTGATGCTGCGCACGCCTGTCGGCCTGCAAGGCATTTACAAGCGCGCGATCTCGACGATCCAGCTCGACACCGGCACCCGTCCGGCGCCGCGCGCCGGGGGGCGGCCTTCGCACGGCGAACACACCACGCGTGGCCCGCACGGCTCGCGTGAACCGCGCGATCACCGGGAGCCGCGTGAACCGCGCGAGTCGTATGGCGCGCCGTCTTCGGATCGCCCTGCGCCCGATCGCAGCAGCAGCACGTCCGACGGTCCGGTGGTCGTAACACGCCGCCGGCGTCTGTTCGGCACGGGTGGCGGCGACGGCGGCAACCATGGCGGCGGCAATCATGGTGGTAACGGCGGCGCCAGCGGCGGCAACGAATAA
- a CDS encoding tetratricopeptide repeat protein, giving the protein MAHCLSFEPLTRPAESARRAARCGVALAAFFLLGACASKDVAGYGVGPQAERAAMAQQANRDPAPDTPGMYLGLIDQMQSQGLYFASLAHIDAYEKQYGVSPDTILLRADALRMTDQPAAAATTYGQLLKTPLAMRGYRGLGLIAGAAGDFARAAQELQQAAQLAPTDAATLSDLGYAKLRDGDVNGARVPLMKAAELDQNNPKIVSNMVLYLLANGDQAEALAVMNQQKFTPDVRAAIRSDAAKVAAAGRSQARGTQAQSQQQLGQAGAGTGTVASAQGIEPAPRLLQRFAQ; this is encoded by the coding sequence ATGGCTCACTGTCTATCGTTCGAACCTCTGACGCGCCCGGCCGAAAGCGCGCGCCGTGCCGCACGCTGCGGCGTGGCACTGGCGGCGTTTTTCCTGCTTGGCGCGTGCGCGTCCAAAGACGTCGCGGGTTACGGCGTCGGGCCGCAGGCCGAACGTGCGGCGATGGCCCAGCAAGCCAATCGCGATCCCGCGCCGGACACGCCCGGCATGTATCTCGGACTGATCGACCAGATGCAGTCGCAGGGACTTTACTTCGCCTCGCTCGCGCATATCGACGCGTACGAAAAGCAATACGGTGTGAGTCCCGACACGATTTTGCTGCGCGCCGACGCGTTGCGGATGACCGATCAGCCCGCCGCCGCAGCGACCACGTACGGCCAGTTGCTGAAGACGCCGCTCGCCATGCGTGGCTATCGCGGGCTTGGTCTGATCGCCGGCGCGGCCGGCGACTTTGCGCGCGCCGCGCAGGAATTGCAGCAGGCCGCGCAACTCGCGCCGACCGATGCGGCGACCCTGTCGGATCTCGGCTACGCGAAGCTGCGCGATGGCGATGTGAACGGCGCGCGCGTGCCGTTGATGAAGGCGGCCGAACTCGATCAGAACAATCCGAAGATCGTCAGCAACATGGTGCTTTATCTGCTCGCCAACGGCGACCAGGCAGAGGCGCTGGCGGTGATGAATCAGCAGAAGTTCACGCCGGACGTGCGTGCGGCGATTCGCAGCGATGCGGCGAAGGTGGCCGCGGCAGGACGCTCGCAAGCGCGCGGGACTCAGGCGCAATCACAACAACAGCTCGGGCAGGCCGGTGCAGGCACCGGCACGGTCGCGAGCGCGCAGGGTATCGAACCGGCACCGCGCTTATTGCAGCGTTTCGCGCAGTGA
- a CDS encoding anti-sigma factor, which translates to MMNDDHDSSLPEGLDLRALSAFVDGELPLAERTAVEAQLAQQPEAAAKLAAWRAQKTALQALCGAPQRSEHDERNERNGSVGQRAADDEPAFIVVRRPTPRWQRVGLAACWLAAGAGLALALGPLAPRLTGGAWDGLGGRPPSFAERADIAYAVYTPERRHPVEVAANEEEHLINWLSKRLNRPLSVPSLQEYGYSLVGGRLLPGEAGPAAQFMYENPNGARLTLYITGISRDETAFRLFRDGNRRTFYWVSDRMGYALSGPIAEDKLRSIAIEVCSALGGKPEAWQ; encoded by the coding sequence GTGATGAATGACGACCACGATTCCAGTTTGCCTGAGGGGCTCGATCTGCGAGCGCTGTCGGCGTTTGTCGACGGCGAATTGCCGCTTGCGGAGCGCACCGCGGTCGAGGCGCAACTGGCGCAGCAGCCGGAGGCTGCCGCGAAACTGGCCGCATGGCGCGCGCAGAAAACGGCGCTGCAGGCGCTCTGTGGTGCGCCGCAGCGTAGCGAGCACGATGAGCGCAACGAGCGCAACGGGAGCGTTGGACAGCGCGCCGCGGACGACGAGCCGGCCTTCATCGTGGTGCGGCGGCCGACGCCGCGGTGGCAACGCGTCGGCCTCGCGGCGTGCTGGCTCGCGGCCGGCGCGGGCCTCGCGCTCGCCTTGGGTCCGCTCGCCCCGCGTCTGACGGGGGGCGCCTGGGACGGTCTGGGCGGCCGGCCGCCGAGCTTCGCCGAGCGCGCCGATATCGCGTATGCGGTGTACACGCCTGAGCGGCGGCATCCGGTGGAAGTCGCCGCGAACGAGGAAGAGCATCTGATCAACTGGCTATCGAAGCGCCTGAACCGGCCGCTGTCGGTGCCGTCATTGCAGGAATACGGTTATTCGCTGGTGGGCGGGCGTTTGTTGCCCGGCGAAGCAGGGCCGGCCGCCCAGTTCATGTACGAGAATCCCAACGGCGCGCGCCTCACGCTGTACATCACTGGCATTTCTCGCGACGAAACCGCGTTCCGCCTGTTCCGCGACGGTAACCGCCGGACCTTCTACTGGGTCAGCGACCGCATGGGCTACGCATTGTCCGGGCCGATCGCGGAAGACAAGCTGCGCTCGATTGCCATCGAAGTGTGCAGCGCGCTAGGCGGCAAGCCGGAGGCCTGGCAATAG
- a CDS encoding RNA polymerase sigma factor, which translates to MNFEAEVISWLPQLRRYARALTGDRAWADDLVQDTAERALARWSAFRPNSNLRAWLLTILRHLYIDQLRGRREIAVDDESAPWRNLEAPHGEVDGLVLRDLQRALYCLPVEQREVLLLVCVEELSYQEASKALGVPIGTVMSRLSRAREHMRVLMTEGPVEGGAVGLARKVPPLKVVRNP; encoded by the coding sequence GTGAATTTCGAAGCGGAAGTGATTTCGTGGCTCCCTCAGTTGCGCCGCTACGCGCGCGCACTGACGGGTGACCGCGCCTGGGCCGACGACCTCGTGCAGGATACGGCGGAGCGCGCGCTCGCGCGCTGGTCGGCGTTCCGTCCGAACAGCAACCTGCGCGCGTGGCTCCTGACGATCCTGCGGCATCTTTACATCGATCAGTTGCGCGGCCGCCGCGAGATCGCCGTCGACGATGAAAGCGCGCCGTGGCGCAATCTCGAAGCGCCGCATGGCGAGGTCGACGGTCTGGTGTTGCGCGATCTGCAGCGGGCGCTGTATTGCCTGCCGGTCGAGCAGCGGGAAGTGCTGCTGCTCGTTTGCGTGGAGGAACTGTCTTATCAGGAAGCGTCGAAAGCGCTCGGCGTGCCGATCGGCACAGTGATGTCGCGGCTGTCGCGCGCGCGGGAACACATGCGCGTGCTGATGACGGAGGGGCCGGTCGAAGGGGGCGCCGTGGGGTTGGCGCGTAAGGTTCCGCCGCTGAAAGTAGTGAGAAATCCGTGA
- a CDS encoding TadG family pilus assembly protein has product MRKPSTFTVAAGYPRSLRARRGGASMPGGRRQHGAVAVLAVIWLSIAIAALGAIDIGNVFFVRRQLQSTADLAAMAGVQLVNSAGGCSAATAAATQNATTNGLPTTGTVTVSCGRWDTATSTTLTTPPTDGTGSPINAVNVTVGESVPYFFLGPARNLQASATAKATNIGVFTIGTSLISVGSNGCTASASTLNNVLGGLLGINLQLDAVSYCGLATARVKVRDLVVAANAGTVDGLLALPVTVSSLANLMVSALQQTSVVNANLSSTIGALQTVVSANVPGGFNIGDSSSASGLLSLGLANTQAALDATISPLDALIVSAEIARKGQPPINIAAGLNLPGLSTTLQLQIIQPPVLAVGEAGTAAGDSTAWVTTARSAQVRAYLNLNLGTASLPLGFLGALLPINVNLPIYLEVAPGQAGLSSTRCASTSQASQSVIGVQTGLANVCVGDPPNNLSASKAFSCKKPATLVNVLNVATVTGVASVSAVNPQTASLTFDGVVDNEYQSTNSNNVGGVISNALSGLGAQLAKPNALTVTLLGGLSLPLGSIVSPIVTLLGNVLAPALAGLDTLLVPVLQLLGAQIGVSTIHDLSLTCGVSQLVN; this is encoded by the coding sequence ATGCGCAAACCTTCGACCTTTACCGTGGCCGCTGGCTATCCGCGCTCGCTTCGCGCGCGGCGCGGCGGCGCGTCGATGCCTGGCGGGCGCCGCCAGCATGGCGCGGTCGCGGTTCTGGCGGTGATCTGGCTGAGCATTGCGATCGCGGCGCTCGGCGCGATCGATATCGGCAATGTGTTTTTCGTGCGCAGGCAGTTGCAGAGCACGGCGGACCTGGCGGCGATGGCGGGCGTGCAACTGGTCAACAGCGCCGGTGGTTGCTCCGCGGCGACCGCGGCGGCAACACAAAACGCGACGACCAATGGTTTGCCGACCACCGGCACCGTTACGGTGTCGTGCGGCAGATGGGACACGGCGACCAGCACGACGTTGACTACTCCCCCGACCGACGGGACGGGTTCGCCGATCAACGCGGTGAATGTGACCGTCGGAGAATCGGTCCCGTACTTTTTTCTTGGGCCGGCGCGCAACCTGCAAGCATCGGCGACAGCGAAAGCGACGAACATCGGCGTATTTACGATCGGCACTTCGCTGATTTCAGTGGGCAGTAACGGATGCACGGCCTCAGCCAGTACTCTGAACAACGTACTCGGCGGTCTGCTCGGCATCAACCTGCAACTGGACGCGGTGTCGTACTGCGGCCTGGCGACCGCGCGGGTCAAGGTGCGCGATCTTGTGGTAGCGGCCAATGCGGGCACGGTCGATGGATTGCTCGCGCTTCCGGTCACGGTGAGCAGCCTTGCCAATCTGATGGTGTCCGCGTTGCAGCAGACGTCGGTTGTCAATGCCAATCTGAGCTCCACCATCGGTGCGCTGCAGACAGTGGTGAGCGCCAACGTGCCAGGTGGGTTCAACATTGGCGACAGTTCTTCGGCATCAGGCCTGTTATCGCTCGGTCTGGCCAATACGCAGGCTGCGCTCGATGCAACGATCAGTCCACTGGATGCGTTGATTGTGTCTGCTGAAATCGCCAGGAAGGGACAGCCGCCTATCAACATTGCGGCGGGCCTGAATCTGCCTGGACTCAGCACCACCTTGCAGTTGCAGATCATCCAGCCGCCGGTGCTGGCGGTCGGTGAAGCAGGCACGGCAGCCGGCGACTCGACAGCATGGGTCACGACAGCACGCTCCGCGCAGGTGCGGGCGTACCTGAATCTGAATCTGGGGACGGCTTCGTTGCCGCTCGGCTTCCTCGGTGCGCTGCTCCCAATCAATGTCAATCTGCCGATTTACCTCGAGGTGGCGCCGGGGCAAGCGGGACTAAGCTCGACACGGTGCGCATCGACAAGTCAGGCCAGTCAATCGGTGATTGGCGTTCAGACGGGGCTCGCGAATGTTTGTGTCGGCGATCCGCCGAACAATCTGTCCGCGTCGAAGGCGTTTAGCTGCAAGAAGCCCGCCACCCTTGTGAACGTATTGAACGTGGCGACTGTTACTGGTGTGGCATCGGTTTCTGCGGTGAATCCGCAGACCGCCTCGCTTACTTTCGACGGTGTCGTCGATAACGAATATCAATCTACCAATTCGAACAATGTCGGCGGTGTCATTTCCAATGCGTTGTCAGGCCTTGGCGCTCAACTGGCAAAGCCGAACGCGTTGACCGTTACGCTGCTCGGTGGTTTGAGCCTGCCGCTAGGCTCGATCGTGTCGCCTATCGTTACGCTTCTCGGTAACGTGCTAGCGCCCGCGCTTGCCGGCCTCGACACGCTCCTTGTTCCCGTGCTGCAACTTCTCGGCGCGCAGATTGGCGTCAGCACAATTCACGACCTGTCGCTGACATGCGGCGTCTCGCAACTGGTCAACTAG
- a CDS encoding type II secretion system F family protein, whose amino-acid sequence MSSVVLVFAALALLCAALALLLWQRGAQRKDQASTERYIDSRMAVAMPTGAGAGGVASGAGGGPRVAAARAAAASAAIAPQAPPADAGWLARARYLQARVRFIVQHAMARSGIANARAPATIAGAIVLLLCGWAALAGGVLAAGAMLIACAMFIYFLLAMRANKRRQLIVRQLPLFLDGIVRLITLGNSVPAAFQAALQNTEAPLRECLDYVSRMLRTGVEIDRALSQVAVIYGVRELELVGAVLRLSVKYGGRADVMLDRMSSFMRDLEQAERELVAMSAETRLSSWVLAMLPIGIGGFLILSNPKYFASMWFDPTGRLLVYLAFALQVAGAYLLYRLANLRS is encoded by the coding sequence ATGTCTAGCGTGGTACTGGTCTTCGCGGCGCTCGCGCTGCTATGCGCGGCGCTCGCGTTGCTGCTCTGGCAGCGTGGCGCGCAGCGCAAAGACCAGGCGAGCACCGAGCGCTATATCGATAGCCGCATGGCGGTGGCCATGCCGACCGGCGCGGGTGCGGGCGGGGTGGCGAGCGGTGCGGGGGGCGGTCCGCGCGTCGCCGCCGCGCGCGCCGCCGCGGCGTCTGCCGCGATCGCGCCGCAAGCACCCCCGGCGGATGCAGGCTGGCTCGCGCGAGCGCGCTACCTGCAAGCGCGCGTGCGCTTCATCGTGCAACACGCAATGGCTCGCTCGGGCATTGCCAACGCCCGGGCGCCTGCGACGATTGCCGGTGCAATCGTGCTGTTGCTGTGCGGCTGGGCCGCGTTGGCAGGCGGCGTGCTCGCCGCCGGCGCGATGCTGATTGCGTGCGCAATGTTTATTTATTTTCTGCTGGCGATGCGCGCGAACAAGCGTCGTCAACTGATCGTGCGGCAATTGCCGCTGTTCCTCGACGGCATCGTGCGTCTGATTACGCTCGGCAACAGCGTGCCGGCCGCGTTTCAGGCCGCGTTGCAGAACACCGAGGCGCCGCTGCGCGAATGTCTGGACTATGTCTCCCGGATGCTGCGCACCGGTGTCGAAATCGATCGCGCGCTGTCCCAGGTCGCGGTGATCTATGGCGTGCGCGAGCTCGAACTCGTTGGCGCTGTCCTGCGTCTGTCGGTCAAGTACGGCGGCCGCGCCGACGTGATGCTCGACCGCATGTCTTCGTTCATGCGCGATCTCGAACAGGCCGAGCGCGAACTCGTGGCGATGTCGGCGGAAACGCGGCTGTCGTCGTGGGTGCTGGCGATGCTGCCGATCGGCATCGGCGGTTTTCTGATTCTCTCCAATCCTAAGTATTTCGCGTCGATGTGGTTCGATCCGACCGGACGGCTGCTCGTCTACCTGGCGTTTGCTTTGCAAGTCGCGGGCGCCTATCTGCTGTATCGCCTCGCGAATCTGAGGAGCTGA
- a CDS encoding sigma 54-interacting transcriptional regulator, whose product MRTNTKIEELDIYVWEGKADIVDRVARCMASFDVEVIRADDIAISPERTALRPSLAIISVSVIDSGALLMRDWQAAHGIPVVWVGAAPRDHDPATYPSDYSHILPLDFTCAELRGMVMKLVLQLRAHSAKTHESDAMIANSECMQALLHEVDTFADCDTSVLVHGETGVGKERIAQLLHEKHTRYGQGPFVAVNCGAIPDGLFESLFFGHSKGSFTGAVVAHKGYFEQADGGTLFLDEIGDLPLYQQVKLLRVLEDSAVTRIGSATPVKLDFRLVAATNKHLPQLVKDGTFRADLYYRLAVIELKIPSLEERGAVDKIAIFKAFIAQVVGSERLSALPDLPYWLADAVADTYFPGNVRELRNLAERIGVTVRQIGAWDAARLQRLLALARTSQPVPAESAAEVLVDRSKWDMAERNRVLAALDANGWRRQDTALYLGISRKVLWEKMRKYQIFDEEPETRESE is encoded by the coding sequence ATGAGAACCAACACCAAAATCGAGGAACTCGATATCTACGTCTGGGAAGGCAAGGCCGACATCGTCGACCGGGTCGCGCGCTGCATGGCGAGCTTCGACGTCGAAGTGATCCGCGCGGACGATATCGCGATCTCGCCTGAACGGACGGCGCTGCGGCCATCGCTCGCGATCATCAGCGTGTCGGTGATCGACAGCGGCGCGCTGCTCATGCGCGACTGGCAGGCCGCCCACGGCATTCCCGTCGTGTGGGTCGGCGCCGCGCCGCGCGACCATGATCCGGCGACTTACCCGTCCGACTATTCGCACATCCTGCCGCTCGACTTCACCTGCGCCGAATTGCGCGGCATGGTGATGAAGCTGGTGCTGCAATTGCGCGCGCACAGCGCCAAGACGCACGAGTCGGATGCGATGATCGCCAACTCGGAGTGCATGCAGGCGCTGCTGCACGAAGTCGACACGTTCGCCGACTGCGACACGAGCGTGCTGGTGCACGGCGAAACCGGGGTCGGCAAGGAGCGCATCGCGCAACTGCTGCACGAAAAACATACCCGCTACGGCCAGGGGCCGTTCGTCGCGGTGAACTGCGGTGCGATTCCGGACGGTCTGTTCGAATCGCTGTTCTTCGGTCACTCGAAAGGCTCGTTTACGGGCGCGGTGGTCGCGCACAAGGGTTACTTCGAACAGGCCGACGGTGGCACGCTGTTCCTCGACGAAATCGGCGATCTGCCGCTCTACCAGCAGGTCAAGCTACTGCGCGTGCTCGAAGACAGCGCGGTCACGCGCATCGGTTCGGCCACGCCGGTGAAGCTCGACTTCCGGCTGGTGGCGGCGACCAACAAGCATTTGCCGCAACTGGTCAAGGACGGCACCTTCCGCGCCGATCTTTACTATCGGCTTGCAGTGATCGAGCTGAAGATTCCGTCCCTCGAAGAGCGCGGCGCGGTCGACAAGATTGCGATCTTCAAGGCGTTCATTGCGCAGGTCGTCGGCAGCGAGCGTCTTTCCGCGTTGCCGGACCTGCCGTACTGGCTGGCCGACGCGGTGGCCGACACTTACTTCCCCGGCAATGTGCGCGAACTGCGCAACCTGGCCGAGCGGATCGGCGTGACGGTGCGTCAGATCGGCGCGTGGGACGCGGCGCGCCTGCAGCGGCTGCTCGCGCTTGCGCGCACCAGCCAGCCGGTGCCGGCCGAGAGCGCCGCCGAGGTGCTGGTGGATCGCAGCAAATGGGACATGGCCGAGCGCAACCGCGTGCTGGCCGCGCTCGACGCAAACGGTTGGCGCCGCCAGGACACGGCCCTTTATCTGGGGATCAGCCGCAAGGTTTTGTGGGAGAAGATGCGTAAGTATCAAATTTTTGACGAAGAGCCCGAAACACGCGAAAGTGAGTAA
- a CDS encoding DUF2968 domain-containing protein, whose amino-acid sequence MDRKSKLRRIALAAVIAMGAVQGVNAQALADNGSSAGVVSQPGAPTALPANSVAGQAQTSALTPDEAKQSAAGNVAELQQMIRGSDLSELRTTYNGSYGASLLFYGKEMTYYVALFQQKNFWRVIKTQDATRADMIYKDFVRQTLQLSDVEIRRTQLEAQKAFTERMIALSQDRANRLQADLDVAHQQQTIVANQQQQTRAEATALAQQKAAAQDQLRAAQRQVRELQRQLETGLPSH is encoded by the coding sequence ATGGACCGAAAGTCGAAACTACGGCGGATTGCCCTGGCAGCAGTCATCGCAATGGGGGCGGTGCAGGGCGTGAACGCGCAAGCTCTGGCGGATAACGGGTCGAGTGCTGGCGTCGTTTCCCAGCCGGGCGCGCCGACCGCCTTGCCGGCCAATTCAGTGGCTGGACAGGCGCAGACAAGTGCGTTGACGCCGGACGAAGCCAAGCAGTCTGCAGCGGGGAATGTGGCGGAATTGCAGCAGATGATCCGGGGCTCGGATCTGAGCGAATTGCGCACGACGTACAACGGCAGTTACGGCGCGAGCTTGCTGTTTTATGGCAAGGAGATGACGTACTACGTGGCGTTGTTCCAGCAAAAGAACTTCTGGCGCGTTATCAAGACGCAGGACGCCACGCGTGCGGACATGATCTATAAGGATTTTGTGCGTCAGACGCTGCAACTGTCGGACGTCGAGATTCGCCGCACACAGCTGGAGGCGCAGAAGGCGTTCACGGAGCGCATGATCGCGTTGTCGCAGGACCGTGCCAACCGCTTGCAGGCCGACCTTGACGTTGCGCATCAGCAGCAGACGATTGTTGCGAATCAGCAGCAGCAGACCCGAGCCGAGGCAACGGCGCTGGCGCAGCAGAAGGCTGCCGCACAAGACCAGCTGCGCGCCGCGCAACGCCAGGTTCGCGAACTGCAGCGTCAACTGGAAACCGGCCTGCCGTCGCACTGA
- a CDS encoding type II secretion system F family protein, producing MQAYQLVALALALAALAVLLLAGLVLARVAAVRRSERTLRHALDERALQTAALASAAAARGADGAQGNSKAALRNVQLKGFKGLLERFAHTGIRWLDTPFGRQVVAEEDRRLLEQCGFVDTRTRGLFLVARLVGALVLPVLVGTLARGALDGPRYVVLVVISTMAGFMVPKIILKRRAGKRRLGVVDELPLLVDLLRLLQGVGLSLDQSLQVMVNDFRSMLPVLSSELEIAQRQFAAGRTREQSLNRLASSYDNEDLRAVVRLLVQVDRHGGAVQEPLKQFGDRLRESRRAMLRERIGRLAVKMTGVMIVTLLPALMIVTAGPGVLAVQHSLVAMHR from the coding sequence ATGCAGGCTTATCAACTCGTCGCTCTCGCGTTGGCTCTGGCCGCGCTCGCAGTGCTGCTGCTTGCCGGTCTGGTGCTGGCGCGCGTGGCCGCCGTGCGGCGCAGCGAACGCACGCTAAGACACGCGCTCGACGAGCGCGCGTTGCAAACCGCGGCGCTCGCGTCCGCGGCGGCTGCGCGTGGCGCGGACGGCGCGCAGGGCAACTCAAAAGCTGCCTTGCGAAACGTGCAACTCAAGGGGTTCAAGGGGCTGCTCGAGCGCTTCGCGCACACCGGGATTCGCTGGCTCGACACGCCGTTCGGCCGCCAGGTCGTGGCCGAGGAAGACCGCCGCCTGCTTGAGCAGTGCGGTTTCGTGGATACGCGCACGCGCGGCCTGTTTCTGGTGGCGCGGCTCGTGGGCGCACTGGTGCTGCCGGTGCTGGTCGGTACCTTGGCGCGTGGCGCTCTGGACGGTCCACGCTATGTCGTGCTCGTGGTCATCTCGACCATGGCGGGCTTCATGGTGCCGAAAATCATCCTCAAGCGGCGAGCCGGCAAGCGCCGACTCGGCGTAGTCGACGAACTGCCGTTGCTGGTCGATCTGTTGCGCCTGCTGCAGGGCGTGGGCTTGTCGCTCGATCAAAGCTTGCAAGTCATGGTCAACGATTTCCGCTCGATGCTGCCCGTGCTCTCGAGCGAACTCGAAATCGCGCAGCGCCAGTTCGCGGCGGGCCGCACCCGCGAGCAATCGCTGAACCGGCTCGCTTCCAGTTACGACAACGAAGATCTGCGCGCGGTCGTGCGCCTGCTGGTGCAGGTCGACCGGCACGGCGGCGCCGTTCAGGAGCCGCTCAAGCAGTTCGGCGACCGCCTGCGCGAATCGCGCCGGGCGATGTTGCGCGAGCGCATTGGCCGTCTCGCCGTGAAGATGACCGGTGTGATGATCGTCACGTTGCTGCCCGCGCTGATGATCGTCACCGCCGGCCCAGGCGTACTGGCTGTCCAGCATTCGCTGGTCGCGATGCATCGGTAA
- a CDS encoding DUF3613 domain-containing protein gives MHKRTTNRGWAASVLRVLCLGAAIGMAASAVAQTSDAAQPAEATQPLVRASEVGHSTRAWLDLQSSNAEAAPALPMLGAEAGLAYRRYMESFKSKIPDLYGSALNAGNGGGNGGAMGVTGGTGPGVGSN, from the coding sequence ATGCATAAAAGAACAACGAATCGGGGCTGGGCGGCATCGGTGCTGCGAGTGCTGTGCTTGGGCGCGGCGATTGGCATGGCGGCTTCAGCGGTTGCGCAGACAAGCGACGCCGCTCAGCCGGCAGAGGCCACGCAGCCGCTGGTCCGGGCAAGCGAAGTGGGTCACTCGACCCGCGCCTGGCTCGACCTGCAAAGCAGCAACGCGGAAGCCGCGCCCGCGCTGCCGATGCTCGGCGCCGAAGCCGGGCTTGCCTACCGGCGGTACATGGAATCGTTCAAGAGCAAGATTCCCGATCTGTACGGGTCGGCGCTGAATGCCGGCAACGGTGGCGGTAACGGCGGCGCGATGGGCGTAACCGGTGGGACGGGCCCTGGCGTCGGTTCGAACTGA